The following coding sequences lie in one Methylotuvimicrobium alcaliphilum 20Z genomic window:
- a CDS encoding DUF350 domain-containing protein, translating into MDALINSLMGLSNFAMYFFSSLALLLIFKFLYALITPHDEWKLVKEDKNVAAAIGFIGAVIGFAIAIAGAASNSVSLLDFWLWSVFALIAQLLAFAIIRFIFMPKIVQSINDNEISAGVVLGGFSIAVGILNAACMTY; encoded by the coding sequence GTGGACGCTTTGATAAATTCTCTGATGGGCCTCAGCAATTTCGCAATGTATTTTTTCTCTTCATTGGCTTTGCTACTGATTTTTAAATTTCTGTATGCATTGATCACGCCTCATGATGAATGGAAATTGGTCAAGGAGGATAAAAACGTAGCGGCCGCGATTGGTTTCATCGGTGCTGTCATCGGCTTCGCGATCGCGATTGCAGGAGCGGCCTCCAATTCTGTTTCGTTGCTGGATTTTTGGTTATGGTCCGTTTTCGCATTAATCGCTCAGTTGCTTGCTTTTGCCATTATCCGCTTTATTTTCATGCCTAAAATCGTGCAAAGCATCAATGATAATGAAATATCCGCGGGCGTGGTCCTAGGCGGTTTTTCGATTGCGGTCGGTATTTTGAATGCGGCCTGCATGACCTACTGA